A single window of Oculatellaceae cyanobacterium DNA harbors:
- a CDS encoding iron uptake porin codes for MSKILWNSLLGSPASLGMFLVVSAASTIPADSFVNAAEMPYTTTRELQTSQQPTTAIAKRLPRRIALNTVEPPTVNNIEEKTPAIPTVEITSPPTANNPATVAEQRNLKASTELLSQNLPDNADAPTVPVTNVSELSDVRPTDWAYEALRNLAERYKCLQRYPDGTYRGSRALSRYEFAAGLNACFQQIESLIARPGTNTNGISNNDLQVVQRLTQEFRTELTTLGTRLNSIEARTAFIEQRQFSTTTKLNGTVIFGLAGVAAGENALGEKIDQVPVLGTRTRLDFDTSFTGKDLLRTRFQIANLDALSGTSTLTPEGDLRFTAGTFSTGNDTTAALDALLYSFPVGEKTTVILEANAGAADDFTDTVNPGFDGDGDRGALSNFGTRNPIYYLTSGAGLAVRHVFNDNLELSLGYLATDPANSTPGGGLFNGPYGAIGQLTIKPRENLTVGLTYLNAYNNDLTAGSNRANLRSALSDNPEGLRLNQSFLDSIPEGSSLATSSNAYGIQASLQLSPKFILGGWAGYTTTRTLPSAEQSASLGGDLGIWNYAVTLGFPDLGKEGSFAGIIVGMEPKLTRVSGPISTLGLSKDPDTSLHIEGFYQYQLTDNIAVTPGIIWLTAPDHNNLNEDIVIGTVRTTFSF; via the coding sequence GTGTCTAAAATTTTGTGGAATTCCCTGCTAGGCAGTCCAGCTAGTTTGGGAATGTTTCTGGTTGTTTCAGCAGCTAGTACGATTCCTGCGGATAGCTTTGTTAATGCGGCTGAAATGCCGTATACAACAACACGAGAGCTTCAAACTTCACAACAACCAACAACTGCGATCGCGAAGCGTCTCCCAAGGAGAATCGCACTTAATACTGTTGAGCCACCAACCGTTAACAATATAGAAGAGAAAACACCTGCGATACCAACTGTTGAAATTACTTCTCCACCGACAGCTAACAATCCAGCAACCGTTGCAGAGCAACGTAATCTTAAAGCTTCTACGGAGCTATTGTCACAAAATCTTCCTGACAATGCTGATGCTCCTACAGTTCCCGTAACAAATGTTTCCGAGTTAAGCGATGTCCGACCGACAGACTGGGCTTATGAAGCTCTCAGGAATCTTGCAGAAAGATACAAATGTTTGCAGAGATACCCTGATGGTACTTACCGTGGTAGCCGCGCACTGTCGCGCTATGAATTTGCTGCTGGTTTGAATGCTTGTTTTCAACAGATAGAAAGCTTGATTGCTCGCCCTGGCACAAATACAAATGGGATTAGCAACAATGACCTTCAGGTGGTACAACGGCTAACTCAAGAGTTTAGAACAGAACTGACAACATTAGGGACACGATTAAATAGCATAGAAGCTCGTACTGCATTTATAGAACAGCGCCAGTTTTCAACTACAACTAAGCTTAATGGAACAGTTATCTTTGGGCTTGCAGGTGTAGCAGCAGGAGAAAATGCTTTAGGGGAAAAAATAGACCAAGTACCTGTATTAGGAACTCGGACTCGTTTAGACTTTGATACTAGCTTTACGGGTAAAGATTTACTTAGAACAAGATTTCAGATAGCTAACTTAGATGCCTTGTCAGGCACTTCTACACTTACTCCTGAAGGTGATCTCAGATTTACAGCGGGAACTTTCAGCACTGGAAATGATACTACTGCTGCGCTTGATGCTTTGCTGTATAGTTTCCCTGTCGGTGAGAAAACAACTGTCATTCTTGAGGCTAATGCTGGCGCGGCTGATGACTTTACCGATACAGTCAACCCTGGCTTTGATGGTGATGGCGATCGCGGCGCACTTTCTAACTTTGGTACTCGTAACCCAATTTATTACTTAACTAGCGGTGCTGGTTTAGCCGTGCGGCACGTATTTAACGATAATCTGGAATTAAGCTTAGGGTATTTAGCAACTGATCCAGCTAACTCCACACCAGGCGGGGGTTTGTTTAATGGGCCATACGGGGCGATAGGACAGTTAACTATCAAGCCAAGAGAAAATTTAACTGTGGGCTTAACTTACCTGAATGCTTACAATAACGATCTCACTGCTGGTAGTAATCGTGCTAATCTGCGCTCTGCTTTATCGGATAATCCAGAGGGTTTACGCTTAAATCAGAGTTTTCTAGACTCAATTCCAGAAGGATCGAGTTTAGCAACCTCTAGTAATGCCTATGGTATACAGGCATCACTACAACTCAGCCCTAAGTTTATCTTAGGTGGTTGGGCTGGCTACACTACCACGCGCACTCTACCTTCTGCTGAACAAAGCGCGTCATTGGGAGGAGATTTAGGTATTTGGAATTATGCAGTTACTCTGGGCTTTCCTGATTTGGGTAAGGAGGGCAGCTTTGCAGGCATAATTGTAGGGATGGAGCCTAAACTTACTCGTGTTAGTGGCCCGATATCTACATTAGGACTAAGTAAAGATCCAGATACTTCATTGCATATTGAAGGTTTTTACCAGTATCAACTAACCGATAATATTGCAGTTACACCTGGGATTATCTGGCTGACTGCTCCCGACCACAATAACCTCAATGAGGATATTGTGATTGGCACAGTTAGAACTACGTTTAGTTTCTAG
- a CDS encoding DUF4198 domain-containing protein, with product MVTKRLTETLLAIAMLPVMLSQPALAHVVWFDFDKNNAEYDLLFGHPEIGPEPIDVAKFREATAYDTNKQVVPAQININPQNGISVVPQGEIAALTAFFDNGFWLENLSDGSFENITQQEAQALNYVNVTNFVKYTKALYDWSAPVQQSFGLPLEIMPLQNPLEVAAGETLPIQVLFQGNVVNDALVEYLGQTVNLNQDGTFDIPIGQGGLQVIEANYSNPTATNPGISYAASFTAQQTVPEPSALLGLSVLGLMAFAGKQGKKLKLTRISDRF from the coding sequence ATGGTTACAAAACGTTTAACAGAGACGCTTCTGGCTATTGCCATGCTGCCTGTGATGCTAAGTCAACCTGCTTTGGCTCACGTCGTTTGGTTTGACTTTGACAAAAACAACGCAGAATACGATCTATTGTTCGGTCATCCAGAGATTGGCCCCGAACCAATTGATGTGGCAAAATTCCGGGAAGCCACAGCCTACGATACGAACAAACAGGTTGTCCCTGCTCAAATTAACATTAACCCGCAAAATGGTATATCTGTTGTCCCACAGGGAGAGATTGCAGCGCTGACCGCCTTCTTTGACAATGGTTTCTGGCTCGAAAACTTAAGTGATGGTAGCTTTGAAAACATTACCCAACAGGAGGCACAGGCACTTAATTATGTCAATGTCACCAATTTTGTCAAGTACACCAAGGCTCTTTATGACTGGTCTGCACCCGTACAGCAGTCGTTCGGCCTTCCACTTGAGATTATGCCCCTGCAAAATCCTTTGGAGGTAGCGGCAGGAGAAACCCTGCCAATTCAGGTTTTATTTCAAGGCAACGTAGTTAACGATGCTCTAGTGGAATATCTGGGACAAACGGTAAACCTAAATCAAGACGGCACGTTCGACATTCCCATCGGGCAGGGTGGCCTGCAAGTCATAGAAGCCAACTATAGTAACCCTACGGCGACTAATCCTGGTATTTCTTACGCCGCTAGCTTCACCGCACAACAAACCGTTCCTGAACCATCGGCATTGCTTGGCCTCAGCGTGCTTGGTCTAATGGCGTTTGCAGGTAAGCAAGGTAAGAAGCTGAAATTAACCCGTATAAGCGATCGCTTTTGA